A window of Silurus meridionalis isolate SWU-2019-XX chromosome 4, ASM1480568v1, whole genome shotgun sequence contains these coding sequences:
- the kcnj14 gene encoding ATP-sensitive inward rectifier potassium channel 14 isoform X4, translated as MDHTCQLNSPNRYTHKPSIMGAARIKRRFSAVVDTPLNEEEVMNLAQSDDVTGACTGDLPSPNCNGKLLNQNNEDPVRLPERNEEDDDNDDDDHNESYGGRWRGREGGCGFMLESVTRREVGWERVERTFSVSPSLSTPLTAQSHFRPHSRFVGKDGRCNITFINMNKKSQRYFTDLFTTCVDIRWRWMLLVFALSFLLSWLLFGLVFWLIAATHGDLKPLQPSFITPSSSSSAASSSSWALPEQTVDHSAGLLEPEEPLEPDHCFQQVNNFMAAFLFSLETQTSIGYGFRSVTEACPLAVFAVVMQCIVGCIIDAFIIGAVMAKIAKPKKRNETLVFSDVAVVAMRDGKLCMMWRVGNLRKSHLVEAHVRAQLLKARVTPEGEFLPLDHKDINVGFDKGTDRIFLVSPVTIVHEIDEESPFFEMDRRMLESDENLEVVVILEGMVEATAMTTQCRSSYIASEILWGHHFEPVLFAKKSGYQVDYSYFNKTYVVPETPSCSAKELAEKKYILGSHSSFCYENEVALQLSSSALPSPNTISPSPSSPPSPFLLTPRGGTCTKQPAYTHSHSTQGSKGTGRSGDLGLQRV; from the exons ATGGACCACACCTGTCAGCTGAACTCACCCA acagatacacacacaaaccctcaATTATGGGGGCTGCACGCATCAAGCGACGTTTCAGTGCTGTAGTAGACACACCTCTTAATGAGGAAGAAGTTATGAACCTGGCTCAGAGTGATGATGTCACTGGGGCCTGTACAGGAGATCTCCCTTCTCCAAATTGCAATGGCAAGCTGCTTAACCAAAACAATGAAGATCCAGTTAGGCTCCCTGAGCGAaatgaggaagatgatgataatgatgatgatgatcacaaTGAAAGTTATGGAGGAAGgtggagaggaagagaaggaggctGTGGCTTCATGCTTGAAAGTGTGACTAGAAGAGAAGTTGGTTGGGAGCGAGTTGAAAGAACTTTCTCAGTCTCCCCTTCCTTGTCAACCCCTCTCACTGCCCAATCTCACTTTCGGCCTCATAGTCGATTTGTGGGCAAAGATGGCCGCTGCAACATCACTTTTATCAACATGAACAAGAAGAGCCAGCGGTACTTCACAGATCTCTTCACTACCTGCGTTGATATTCGCTGGCGTTGGATGCTGTTGGTCTTCGCTCTCTCATTCTTGCTCTCCTGGCTTCTGTTTGGATTGGTCTTCTGGCTCATTGCAGCTACCCATGGGGACTTAAAGCCCTTACAACCATCTTTCATCaccccctcctcctcttcctcagctGCTTCATCGTCTTCTTGGGCTTTACCAGAGCAAACGGTGGATCATTCTGCAGGTTTGCTGGAGCCTGAGGAGCCGCTGGAGCCTGACCACTGTTTTCAGCAGGTGAACAACTTTATGGCAgccttccttttctctctggAAACACAGACTTCTATAGGCTATGGCTTCCGGAGTGTAACAGAGGCCTGCCCCCTGGCGGTGTTTGCTGTCGTtatgcagtgcattgtgggctGCATCATCGACGCTTTCATCATCGGGGCGGTCATGGCCAAGATTGCCAAGCCCAAAAAGCGAAATGAGACCCTGGTCTTCTCAGATGTGGCCGTGGTAGCTATGAGGGATGGGAAGCTCTGCATGATGTGGCGAGTGGGAAACCTGCGCAAAAGTCACTTGGTGGAGGCTCATGTACGAGCACAGCTGTTGAAG GCAAGGGTGACCCCAGAGGGAGAGTTTTTACCTTTGGACCACAAGGACATTAATGTGGGCTTTGACAAAGGAACTGACCGGATCTTTCTGGTGTCTCCGGTGACCATTGTGCATGAGATTGACGAGGAGAGCCCTTTCTTTGAGATGGACCGGAGGATGCTAGAGTCAGATGAGAACTTGGAGGTCGTGGTCATTTTAGAGGGCATGGTTGAAGCCACCGCCATGACCACACAGTGTCGCTCTTCGTACATTGCCTCTGAGATTCTCTGGGGTCACCACTTTGAGCCTGTGCTATTTGCAAAGAAATCTGGCTACCAG GTGGACTACTCTTACTTTAACAAGACATATGTGGTCCCTGAAACCCCATCCTGCAGTGCTAAAGAACTAGCTGAGAAGAAGTATATCTTGGGCTCCCATTCCTCTTTCTGCTATGAGAATGAAGTGGCTCTGCAGCTCTCCTCCTCTGCTCTTCCCTCCCCCAacaccatctctccatcccCCTCTTCCCCTCCTTCGCCTTTTCTTCTCACTCCTAGAGGAGGCACCTGTACTAAGCAACccgcatacacacactctcactcaacACAGGGGTCAAAGGGCACTGGGCGCAGTGGGGATTTAGGGTTACAGAGAGTGTGA
- the kcnj14 gene encoding ATP-sensitive inward rectifier potassium channel 14 isoform X2, translated as MDSIGVLSKLCVFTGTCMDHTCQLNSPNRYTHKPSIMGAARIKRRFSAVVDTPLNEEEVMNLAQSDDVTGACTGDLPSPNCNGKLLNQNNEDPVRLPERNEEDDDNDDDDHNESYGGRWRGREGGCGFMLESVTRREVGWERVERTFSVSPSLSTPLTAQSHFRPHSRFVGKDGRCNITFINMNKKSQRYFTDLFTTCVDIRWRWMLLVFALSFLLSWLLFGLVFWLIAATHGDLKPLQPSFITPSSSSSAASSSSWALPEQTVDHSAGLLEPEEPLEPDHCFQQVNNFMAAFLFSLETQTSIGYGFRSVTEACPLAVFAVVMQCIVGCIIDAFIIGAVMAKIAKPKKRNETLVFSDVAVVAMRDGKLCMMWRVGNLRKSHLVEAHVRAQLLKARVTPEGEFLPLDHKDINVGFDKGTDRIFLVSPVTIVHEIDEESPFFEMDRRMLESDENLEVVVILEGMVEATAMTTQCRSSYIASEILWGHHFEPVLFAKKSGYQVDYSYFNKTYVVPETPSCSAKELAEKKYILGSHSSFCYENEVALQLSSSALPSPNTISPSPSSPPSPFLLTPRGGTCTKQPAYTHSHSTQGSKGTGRSGDLGLQRV; from the exons ATGGAT AGCATCGGCGTTCTATCTAAG CTTTGTGTGTTTACTGGGACCTGTATGGACCACACCTGTCAGCTGAACTCACCCA acagatacacacacaaaccctcaATTATGGGGGCTGCACGCATCAAGCGACGTTTCAGTGCTGTAGTAGACACACCTCTTAATGAGGAAGAAGTTATGAACCTGGCTCAGAGTGATGATGTCACTGGGGCCTGTACAGGAGATCTCCCTTCTCCAAATTGCAATGGCAAGCTGCTTAACCAAAACAATGAAGATCCAGTTAGGCTCCCTGAGCGAaatgaggaagatgatgataatgatgatgatgatcacaaTGAAAGTTATGGAGGAAGgtggagaggaagagaaggaggctGTGGCTTCATGCTTGAAAGTGTGACTAGAAGAGAAGTTGGTTGGGAGCGAGTTGAAAGAACTTTCTCAGTCTCCCCTTCCTTGTCAACCCCTCTCACTGCCCAATCTCACTTTCGGCCTCATAGTCGATTTGTGGGCAAAGATGGCCGCTGCAACATCACTTTTATCAACATGAACAAGAAGAGCCAGCGGTACTTCACAGATCTCTTCACTACCTGCGTTGATATTCGCTGGCGTTGGATGCTGTTGGTCTTCGCTCTCTCATTCTTGCTCTCCTGGCTTCTGTTTGGATTGGTCTTCTGGCTCATTGCAGCTACCCATGGGGACTTAAAGCCCTTACAACCATCTTTCATCaccccctcctcctcttcctcagctGCTTCATCGTCTTCTTGGGCTTTACCAGAGCAAACGGTGGATCATTCTGCAGGTTTGCTGGAGCCTGAGGAGCCGCTGGAGCCTGACCACTGTTTTCAGCAGGTGAACAACTTTATGGCAgccttccttttctctctggAAACACAGACTTCTATAGGCTATGGCTTCCGGAGTGTAACAGAGGCCTGCCCCCTGGCGGTGTTTGCTGTCGTtatgcagtgcattgtgggctGCATCATCGACGCTTTCATCATCGGGGCGGTCATGGCCAAGATTGCCAAGCCCAAAAAGCGAAATGAGACCCTGGTCTTCTCAGATGTGGCCGTGGTAGCTATGAGGGATGGGAAGCTCTGCATGATGTGGCGAGTGGGAAACCTGCGCAAAAGTCACTTGGTGGAGGCTCATGTACGAGCACAGCTGTTGAAG GCAAGGGTGACCCCAGAGGGAGAGTTTTTACCTTTGGACCACAAGGACATTAATGTGGGCTTTGACAAAGGAACTGACCGGATCTTTCTGGTGTCTCCGGTGACCATTGTGCATGAGATTGACGAGGAGAGCCCTTTCTTTGAGATGGACCGGAGGATGCTAGAGTCAGATGAGAACTTGGAGGTCGTGGTCATTTTAGAGGGCATGGTTGAAGCCACCGCCATGACCACACAGTGTCGCTCTTCGTACATTGCCTCTGAGATTCTCTGGGGTCACCACTTTGAGCCTGTGCTATTTGCAAAGAAATCTGGCTACCAG GTGGACTACTCTTACTTTAACAAGACATATGTGGTCCCTGAAACCCCATCCTGCAGTGCTAAAGAACTAGCTGAGAAGAAGTATATCTTGGGCTCCCATTCCTCTTTCTGCTATGAGAATGAAGTGGCTCTGCAGCTCTCCTCCTCTGCTCTTCCCTCCCCCAacaccatctctccatcccCCTCTTCCCCTCCTTCGCCTTTTCTTCTCACTCCTAGAGGAGGCACCTGTACTAAGCAACccgcatacacacactctcactcaacACAGGGGTCAAAGGGCACTGGGCGCAGTGGGGATTTAGGGTTACAGAGAGTGTGA
- the kcnj14 gene encoding ATP-sensitive inward rectifier potassium channel 14 isoform X1, whose translation MFICTYTKPDETVLYCVFSIDSSLFSFCIDRYTHKPSIMGAARIKRRFSAVVDTPLNEEEVMNLAQSDDVTGACTGDLPSPNCNGKLLNQNNEDPVRLPERNEEDDDNDDDDHNESYGGRWRGREGGCGFMLESVTRREVGWERVERTFSVSPSLSTPLTAQSHFRPHSRFVGKDGRCNITFINMNKKSQRYFTDLFTTCVDIRWRWMLLVFALSFLLSWLLFGLVFWLIAATHGDLKPLQPSFITPSSSSSAASSSSWALPEQTVDHSAGLLEPEEPLEPDHCFQQVNNFMAAFLFSLETQTSIGYGFRSVTEACPLAVFAVVMQCIVGCIIDAFIIGAVMAKIAKPKKRNETLVFSDVAVVAMRDGKLCMMWRVGNLRKSHLVEAHVRAQLLKARVTPEGEFLPLDHKDINVGFDKGTDRIFLVSPVTIVHEIDEESPFFEMDRRMLESDENLEVVVILEGMVEATAMTTQCRSSYIASEILWGHHFEPVLFAKKSGYQVDYSYFNKTYVVPETPSCSAKELAEKKYILGSHSSFCYENEVALQLSSSALPSPNTISPSPSSPPSPFLLTPRGGTCTKQPAYTHSHSTQGSKGTGRSGDLGLQRV comes from the exons atGTTTATATGCACATATACAAAACCTGATGAAACAGTTCTTTACTGTGTATTTTCCATAGACTCATCACTTTTCTCATTTTGCAtagacagatacacacacaaaccctcaATTATGGGGGCTGCACGCATCAAGCGACGTTTCAGTGCTGTAGTAGACACACCTCTTAATGAGGAAGAAGTTATGAACCTGGCTCAGAGTGATGATGTCACTGGGGCCTGTACAGGAGATCTCCCTTCTCCAAATTGCAATGGCAAGCTGCTTAACCAAAACAATGAAGATCCAGTTAGGCTCCCTGAGCGAaatgaggaagatgatgataatgatgatgatgatcacaaTGAAAGTTATGGAGGAAGgtggagaggaagagaaggaggctGTGGCTTCATGCTTGAAAGTGTGACTAGAAGAGAAGTTGGTTGGGAGCGAGTTGAAAGAACTTTCTCAGTCTCCCCTTCCTTGTCAACCCCTCTCACTGCCCAATCTCACTTTCGGCCTCATAGTCGATTTGTGGGCAAAGATGGCCGCTGCAACATCACTTTTATCAACATGAACAAGAAGAGCCAGCGGTACTTCACAGATCTCTTCACTACCTGCGTTGATATTCGCTGGCGTTGGATGCTGTTGGTCTTCGCTCTCTCATTCTTGCTCTCCTGGCTTCTGTTTGGATTGGTCTTCTGGCTCATTGCAGCTACCCATGGGGACTTAAAGCCCTTACAACCATCTTTCATCaccccctcctcctcttcctcagctGCTTCATCGTCTTCTTGGGCTTTACCAGAGCAAACGGTGGATCATTCTGCAGGTTTGCTGGAGCCTGAGGAGCCGCTGGAGCCTGACCACTGTTTTCAGCAGGTGAACAACTTTATGGCAgccttccttttctctctggAAACACAGACTTCTATAGGCTATGGCTTCCGGAGTGTAACAGAGGCCTGCCCCCTGGCGGTGTTTGCTGTCGTtatgcagtgcattgtgggctGCATCATCGACGCTTTCATCATCGGGGCGGTCATGGCCAAGATTGCCAAGCCCAAAAAGCGAAATGAGACCCTGGTCTTCTCAGATGTGGCCGTGGTAGCTATGAGGGATGGGAAGCTCTGCATGATGTGGCGAGTGGGAAACCTGCGCAAAAGTCACTTGGTGGAGGCTCATGTACGAGCACAGCTGTTGAAG GCAAGGGTGACCCCAGAGGGAGAGTTTTTACCTTTGGACCACAAGGACATTAATGTGGGCTTTGACAAAGGAACTGACCGGATCTTTCTGGTGTCTCCGGTGACCATTGTGCATGAGATTGACGAGGAGAGCCCTTTCTTTGAGATGGACCGGAGGATGCTAGAGTCAGATGAGAACTTGGAGGTCGTGGTCATTTTAGAGGGCATGGTTGAAGCCACCGCCATGACCACACAGTGTCGCTCTTCGTACATTGCCTCTGAGATTCTCTGGGGTCACCACTTTGAGCCTGTGCTATTTGCAAAGAAATCTGGCTACCAG GTGGACTACTCTTACTTTAACAAGACATATGTGGTCCCTGAAACCCCATCCTGCAGTGCTAAAGAACTAGCTGAGAAGAAGTATATCTTGGGCTCCCATTCCTCTTTCTGCTATGAGAATGAAGTGGCTCTGCAGCTCTCCTCCTCTGCTCTTCCCTCCCCCAacaccatctctccatcccCCTCTTCCCCTCCTTCGCCTTTTCTTCTCACTCCTAGAGGAGGCACCTGTACTAAGCAACccgcatacacacactctcactcaacACAGGGGTCAAAGGGCACTGGGCGCAGTGGGGATTTAGGGTTACAGAGAGTGTGA
- the kcnj14 gene encoding ATP-sensitive inward rectifier potassium channel 14 isoform X3, whose translation MDLCVFTGTCMDHTCQLNSPNRYTHKPSIMGAARIKRRFSAVVDTPLNEEEVMNLAQSDDVTGACTGDLPSPNCNGKLLNQNNEDPVRLPERNEEDDDNDDDDHNESYGGRWRGREGGCGFMLESVTRREVGWERVERTFSVSPSLSTPLTAQSHFRPHSRFVGKDGRCNITFINMNKKSQRYFTDLFTTCVDIRWRWMLLVFALSFLLSWLLFGLVFWLIAATHGDLKPLQPSFITPSSSSSAASSSSWALPEQTVDHSAGLLEPEEPLEPDHCFQQVNNFMAAFLFSLETQTSIGYGFRSVTEACPLAVFAVVMQCIVGCIIDAFIIGAVMAKIAKPKKRNETLVFSDVAVVAMRDGKLCMMWRVGNLRKSHLVEAHVRAQLLKARVTPEGEFLPLDHKDINVGFDKGTDRIFLVSPVTIVHEIDEESPFFEMDRRMLESDENLEVVVILEGMVEATAMTTQCRSSYIASEILWGHHFEPVLFAKKSGYQVDYSYFNKTYVVPETPSCSAKELAEKKYILGSHSSFCYENEVALQLSSSALPSPNTISPSPSSPPSPFLLTPRGGTCTKQPAYTHSHSTQGSKGTGRSGDLGLQRV comes from the exons ATGGAT CTTTGTGTGTTTACTGGGACCTGTATGGACCACACCTGTCAGCTGAACTCACCCA acagatacacacacaaaccctcaATTATGGGGGCTGCACGCATCAAGCGACGTTTCAGTGCTGTAGTAGACACACCTCTTAATGAGGAAGAAGTTATGAACCTGGCTCAGAGTGATGATGTCACTGGGGCCTGTACAGGAGATCTCCCTTCTCCAAATTGCAATGGCAAGCTGCTTAACCAAAACAATGAAGATCCAGTTAGGCTCCCTGAGCGAaatgaggaagatgatgataatgatgatgatgatcacaaTGAAAGTTATGGAGGAAGgtggagaggaagagaaggaggctGTGGCTTCATGCTTGAAAGTGTGACTAGAAGAGAAGTTGGTTGGGAGCGAGTTGAAAGAACTTTCTCAGTCTCCCCTTCCTTGTCAACCCCTCTCACTGCCCAATCTCACTTTCGGCCTCATAGTCGATTTGTGGGCAAAGATGGCCGCTGCAACATCACTTTTATCAACATGAACAAGAAGAGCCAGCGGTACTTCACAGATCTCTTCACTACCTGCGTTGATATTCGCTGGCGTTGGATGCTGTTGGTCTTCGCTCTCTCATTCTTGCTCTCCTGGCTTCTGTTTGGATTGGTCTTCTGGCTCATTGCAGCTACCCATGGGGACTTAAAGCCCTTACAACCATCTTTCATCaccccctcctcctcttcctcagctGCTTCATCGTCTTCTTGGGCTTTACCAGAGCAAACGGTGGATCATTCTGCAGGTTTGCTGGAGCCTGAGGAGCCGCTGGAGCCTGACCACTGTTTTCAGCAGGTGAACAACTTTATGGCAgccttccttttctctctggAAACACAGACTTCTATAGGCTATGGCTTCCGGAGTGTAACAGAGGCCTGCCCCCTGGCGGTGTTTGCTGTCGTtatgcagtgcattgtgggctGCATCATCGACGCTTTCATCATCGGGGCGGTCATGGCCAAGATTGCCAAGCCCAAAAAGCGAAATGAGACCCTGGTCTTCTCAGATGTGGCCGTGGTAGCTATGAGGGATGGGAAGCTCTGCATGATGTGGCGAGTGGGAAACCTGCGCAAAAGTCACTTGGTGGAGGCTCATGTACGAGCACAGCTGTTGAAG GCAAGGGTGACCCCAGAGGGAGAGTTTTTACCTTTGGACCACAAGGACATTAATGTGGGCTTTGACAAAGGAACTGACCGGATCTTTCTGGTGTCTCCGGTGACCATTGTGCATGAGATTGACGAGGAGAGCCCTTTCTTTGAGATGGACCGGAGGATGCTAGAGTCAGATGAGAACTTGGAGGTCGTGGTCATTTTAGAGGGCATGGTTGAAGCCACCGCCATGACCACACAGTGTCGCTCTTCGTACATTGCCTCTGAGATTCTCTGGGGTCACCACTTTGAGCCTGTGCTATTTGCAAAGAAATCTGGCTACCAG GTGGACTACTCTTACTTTAACAAGACATATGTGGTCCCTGAAACCCCATCCTGCAGTGCTAAAGAACTAGCTGAGAAGAAGTATATCTTGGGCTCCCATTCCTCTTTCTGCTATGAGAATGAAGTGGCTCTGCAGCTCTCCTCCTCTGCTCTTCCCTCCCCCAacaccatctctccatcccCCTCTTCCCCTCCTTCGCCTTTTCTTCTCACTCCTAGAGGAGGCACCTGTACTAAGCAACccgcatacacacactctcactcaacACAGGGGTCAAAGGGCACTGGGCGCAGTGGGGATTTAGGGTTACAGAGAGTGTGA
- the kcnj14 gene encoding ATP-sensitive inward rectifier potassium channel 14 isoform X5, producing the protein MGAARIKRRFSAVVDTPLNEEEVMNLAQSDDVTGACTGDLPSPNCNGKLLNQNNEDPVRLPERNEEDDDNDDDDHNESYGGRWRGREGGCGFMLESVTRREVGWERVERTFSVSPSLSTPLTAQSHFRPHSRFVGKDGRCNITFINMNKKSQRYFTDLFTTCVDIRWRWMLLVFALSFLLSWLLFGLVFWLIAATHGDLKPLQPSFITPSSSSSAASSSSWALPEQTVDHSAGLLEPEEPLEPDHCFQQVNNFMAAFLFSLETQTSIGYGFRSVTEACPLAVFAVVMQCIVGCIIDAFIIGAVMAKIAKPKKRNETLVFSDVAVVAMRDGKLCMMWRVGNLRKSHLVEAHVRAQLLKARVTPEGEFLPLDHKDINVGFDKGTDRIFLVSPVTIVHEIDEESPFFEMDRRMLESDENLEVVVILEGMVEATAMTTQCRSSYIASEILWGHHFEPVLFAKKSGYQVDYSYFNKTYVVPETPSCSAKELAEKKYILGSHSSFCYENEVALQLSSSALPSPNTISPSPSSPPSPFLLTPRGGTCTKQPAYTHSHSTQGSKGTGRSGDLGLQRV; encoded by the exons ATGGGGGCTGCACGCATCAAGCGACGTTTCAGTGCTGTAGTAGACACACCTCTTAATGAGGAAGAAGTTATGAACCTGGCTCAGAGTGATGATGTCACTGGGGCCTGTACAGGAGATCTCCCTTCTCCAAATTGCAATGGCAAGCTGCTTAACCAAAACAATGAAGATCCAGTTAGGCTCCCTGAGCGAaatgaggaagatgatgataatgatgatgatgatcacaaTGAAAGTTATGGAGGAAGgtggagaggaagagaaggaggctGTGGCTTCATGCTTGAAAGTGTGACTAGAAGAGAAGTTGGTTGGGAGCGAGTTGAAAGAACTTTCTCAGTCTCCCCTTCCTTGTCAACCCCTCTCACTGCCCAATCTCACTTTCGGCCTCATAGTCGATTTGTGGGCAAAGATGGCCGCTGCAACATCACTTTTATCAACATGAACAAGAAGAGCCAGCGGTACTTCACAGATCTCTTCACTACCTGCGTTGATATTCGCTGGCGTTGGATGCTGTTGGTCTTCGCTCTCTCATTCTTGCTCTCCTGGCTTCTGTTTGGATTGGTCTTCTGGCTCATTGCAGCTACCCATGGGGACTTAAAGCCCTTACAACCATCTTTCATCaccccctcctcctcttcctcagctGCTTCATCGTCTTCTTGGGCTTTACCAGAGCAAACGGTGGATCATTCTGCAGGTTTGCTGGAGCCTGAGGAGCCGCTGGAGCCTGACCACTGTTTTCAGCAGGTGAACAACTTTATGGCAgccttccttttctctctggAAACACAGACTTCTATAGGCTATGGCTTCCGGAGTGTAACAGAGGCCTGCCCCCTGGCGGTGTTTGCTGTCGTtatgcagtgcattgtgggctGCATCATCGACGCTTTCATCATCGGGGCGGTCATGGCCAAGATTGCCAAGCCCAAAAAGCGAAATGAGACCCTGGTCTTCTCAGATGTGGCCGTGGTAGCTATGAGGGATGGGAAGCTCTGCATGATGTGGCGAGTGGGAAACCTGCGCAAAAGTCACTTGGTGGAGGCTCATGTACGAGCACAGCTGTTGAAG GCAAGGGTGACCCCAGAGGGAGAGTTTTTACCTTTGGACCACAAGGACATTAATGTGGGCTTTGACAAAGGAACTGACCGGATCTTTCTGGTGTCTCCGGTGACCATTGTGCATGAGATTGACGAGGAGAGCCCTTTCTTTGAGATGGACCGGAGGATGCTAGAGTCAGATGAGAACTTGGAGGTCGTGGTCATTTTAGAGGGCATGGTTGAAGCCACCGCCATGACCACACAGTGTCGCTCTTCGTACATTGCCTCTGAGATTCTCTGGGGTCACCACTTTGAGCCTGTGCTATTTGCAAAGAAATCTGGCTACCAG GTGGACTACTCTTACTTTAACAAGACATATGTGGTCCCTGAAACCCCATCCTGCAGTGCTAAAGAACTAGCTGAGAAGAAGTATATCTTGGGCTCCCATTCCTCTTTCTGCTATGAGAATGAAGTGGCTCTGCAGCTCTCCTCCTCTGCTCTTCCCTCCCCCAacaccatctctccatcccCCTCTTCCCCTCCTTCGCCTTTTCTTCTCACTCCTAGAGGAGGCACCTGTACTAAGCAACccgcatacacacactctcactcaacACAGGGGTCAAAGGGCACTGGGCGCAGTGGGGATTTAGGGTTACAGAGAGTGTGA